The Zingiber officinale cultivar Zhangliang chromosome 10A, Zo_v1.1, whole genome shotgun sequence genome contains a region encoding:
- the LOC122027216 gene encoding MLO-like protein 11, with product MSTIVPETRSLALTPTWSVAAVLTIFVAVSLLVERSIHRLSKWLKKTRRNPLFEALEKMKEELMLLGFISLLLTATSRSISKICINSKFYSGKFSPCTRAEVDDTVKTENGPAKDHKLLGIFHHLSIKSTLSEHNPKTCSEGHEPFVSYEGLEQLHRFIFVMAITHVSYSCLTMLLAIVKIHTWRNWEEEARRDQYDAYGAEITRALTMRRQSSFMKLHSSNSWSRNSFVIWVTCFFRQFGKSVVRADYLTLRRGFILNHNLTPRYDFHSYMIRSMEEEFKRIVGVSAQLWGFVVAFMLFNINGSNLYFWIAIIPVTLVLSVGAKLQHVIATLALESAGLSGFGARLNPRDDLFWFKKPELLLSLIHFILFQNAFELASFFWFWWQFGYDSCFIKNHFLVYCRLILGFAGQFLCSYSTLPLYALVTQMGSNYKAALLPQSIRDTIHGWGKAARKRRKHRRGVDESTIHTETSTVCSIEEDEEFLEDPNSYMQLELQPPSIPPTTTSTVEHPSAAGYGDSSYSNAHLPLLHSISVPSSPALSERGNGISRCASMPIWRASRDAERDSVNKR from the exons ATGTCGACCATCGTGCCAGAAACACGGTCTTTGGCATTGACGCCCACATGGTCGGTGGCTGCTGTCTTGACAATCTTCGTCGCTGTTTCTTTGTTGGTGGAGCGATCCATTCACCGTCTCAGTAAG TGGTTGAAGAAAACACGTCGGAACCCACTTTTTGAAGCACTAGAAAAAATGAAGGAAG AATTAATGCTGCTTGGGTTTATATCACTGCTACTGACAGCCACCTCAAGGAGTATCTCAAAAATTTGTATTAATTCAAAGTTCTATAGTGGAAAATTCTCACCATGTACTAGAGCTGAAGTTGATGATACAGTAAAAACTGAAAATGGTCCAGCTAAGGACCACAAACTTTTGGGTATTTTTCATCATCTCTCCATTAAAAGTACCTTGTCCGAGCACAATCCAAAGACCTGTTCAGAG GGTCATGAGCCTTTTGTTTCTTATGAAGGCTTGGAGCAGCTACACAGATTTATATTTGTCATGGCAATAACTCATGTATCGTACAGCTGCTTAACAATGTTGCTTGCCATTGTAAAG ATACATACATGGAGAAACTGGGAAGAAGAAGCTCGTAGAGATCAGTATGATGCTTATGGTG CGGAAATAACCAGAGCATTGACAATGAGAAGGCAGTCAAGCTTTATGAAGTTGCACTCGTCAAATTCTTGGAGCAGAAATAGCTTTGTCATTTGGGTG ACTTGTTTCTTTCGTCAGTTTGGAAAGTCGGTCGTACGGGCTGACTACCTTACCCTTCGTCGGGGTTTCATCTTG AACCACAATCTGACACCAAGATATGATTTTCATAGTTACATGATACGCTCTATGGAAGAAGAGTTTAAAAGGATTGTTGGTGTAAG TGCACAATTGTGGGGTTTTGTCGTTGCCTTTATGCTGTTCAACATCAATG GATCTAATCTTTATTTCTGGATAGCTATTATTCCTGTTACG CTTGTCCTCTCGGTGGGTGCAAAGTTGCAGCATGTTATCGCAACTCTAGCACTGGAAAGTGCTGGCTTAAGTGGATTTGGCGCAAGATTAAATCCTCGAGATGATCTATTTTGGTTCAAGAAACCAGAGCTTTTGTTATCCTTGATCCATTTCATTCTTTTCCAG AATGCCTTTGAGCTTGCTTCTTTCTTCTGGTTCTgg TGGCAGTTTGGATACGACTCGTGCTTCATCAAGAACCACTTTCTGGTGTATTGCCGCCTTATCTTGGG ATTTGCCGGTCAGTTCCTCTGCAGTTACAGCACATTGCCCTTGTATGCGCTTGTTACACAG ATGGGATCGAACTACAAAGCTGCGCTTCTTCCGCAAAGTATCAGGGACACGATCCACGGGTGGGGGAAAGCAGCAAGGAAGAGGAGAAAGCATCGGCGCGGAGTCGATGAGTCCACAATCCACACGGAGACAAGCACTGTTTGCTCcattgaagaagatgaagagtttcTCGAGGACCCAAATTCATACATGCAACTGGAGTTGCAGCCGCCTTCAATTCCTCCGACCACCACTTCGACTGTCGAACACCCCAGCGCAGCTGGCTATGGGGATTCTAGCTACAGCAATGCCCATCTACCTCTCCTCCATTCCATATCTGTCCCTTCTTCCCCGGCTCTCTCAGAGAGAGGAAATGGGATATCGAGATGTGCTTCTATGCCGATATGGAGAGCATCGAGAGATGCTGAAAGAGACTCAGTAAATAAGAGATAG